One Corynebacterium yudongzhengii DNA window includes the following coding sequences:
- a CDS encoding YlbL family protein: MTKPPATETTPSALTRRTRTLALGAIPVVALGSLAVMDHVPFTDISLTVPYAAEGQGPMFDTLGEFDGTPVVEIDGTKSEDPDGELHMTTVSVRANMTLTQALGRWIFSNDTIVPLEQVVPPNQSPEEVEEANQAAFTMSEAAATVAAMNYLGYETEVVVADTIEGSPADGQIEANDIITAVDGEKVTEPSEVQDYVRGQAPGEEIELTVRRGEKEIPVPVVLGESEQEEGVAMVGILMSSQPVEDIDVTYNLQEVGGPSAGMIFSLAVIDKLSPGTLTGDNRVAGTGTIDEDGNVGPIGGIVHKVDAAEDEGIELFLAPSANCTEATSRDHGDMEIAAVDTLDDAINAMKAYDAGEEFPRCE; encoded by the coding sequence GTGACCAAACCGCCAGCTACAGAGACCACCCCGTCCGCCCTCACCCGGCGGACCCGCACGCTTGCCTTAGGTGCCATCCCGGTTGTCGCCTTAGGCTCGCTCGCGGTCATGGATCACGTGCCCTTTACCGATATCTCGTTAACCGTGCCTTACGCGGCCGAAGGCCAAGGCCCGATGTTCGACACCCTCGGGGAGTTCGACGGCACCCCCGTCGTCGAGATCGACGGCACCAAGTCCGAAGACCCGGACGGCGAGCTGCACATGACCACCGTCTCGGTCCGCGCGAACATGACGCTCACCCAGGCGCTCGGGCGGTGGATCTTCTCCAATGACACCATCGTGCCCCTGGAGCAGGTCGTGCCCCCGAACCAATCGCCCGAAGAGGTCGAAGAAGCCAACCAGGCAGCGTTTACGATGTCGGAGGCGGCCGCGACCGTCGCCGCCATGAACTACCTCGGCTACGAGACCGAGGTCGTGGTCGCCGACACCATCGAGGGCTCACCTGCCGACGGGCAGATCGAAGCCAACGACATCATCACCGCCGTCGACGGCGAAAAAGTTACCGAGCCTAGCGAAGTCCAGGACTACGTCCGCGGCCAGGCGCCGGGCGAAGAGATCGAACTGACTGTGCGCCGCGGCGAAAAGGAGATTCCGGTGCCCGTGGTCCTTGGCGAGTCCGAGCAGGAGGAGGGCGTCGCGATGGTCGGCATCCTCATGAGCTCCCAGCCCGTCGAGGACATCGACGTCACCTACAACCTCCAGGAGGTCGGCGGCCCGTCGGCGGGCATGATCTTCTCGCTGGCGGTGATCGACAAGCTCTCGCCCGGCACCCTGACCGGCGACAACCGCGTGGCCGGCACCGGCACGATCGACGAAGACGGCAACGTCGGCCCGATCGGCGGCATCGTGCACAAGGTCGACGCCGCCGAAGACGAAGGCATCGAACTCTTCCTCGCCCCGAGCGCGAACTGCACCGAAGCGACCAGCCGGGATCACGGAGACATGGAGATCGCCGCCGTGGACACCCTCGACGATGCGATCAACGCCATGAAGGCCTACGACGCGGGCGAAGAGTTTCCGCGGTGTGAGTAG
- a CDS encoding PPA1309 family protein gives MPGTDQSQRALNAAMREAVEFVHAEGWEAPPTLFGLVESRLLIDTLDPADLDDKPLTLVVQDTLPDNLPAGSDELVDYCARIAWPQQVSGAVLAQEIRFRDTADGPDTEPRPARLFSGVLRGGDIELTLLQLRPTEEELAERGPFAEDEIDLRGGPGVAPGVIAALRHGLELDPDDVA, from the coding sequence ATGCCGGGGACCGATCAGTCACAGCGGGCGCTCAACGCCGCCATGCGCGAAGCAGTCGAATTCGTCCACGCCGAAGGTTGGGAGGCGCCGCCAACGCTGTTCGGGCTCGTCGAAAGCCGCCTGCTCATTGACACCCTCGACCCGGCGGATCTCGACGACAAACCCCTCACCCTCGTCGTCCAGGACACCCTGCCGGACAACCTCCCGGCAGGTAGCGACGAGCTCGTCGACTACTGTGCCCGCATCGCCTGGCCCCAGCAGGTCTCCGGCGCGGTCCTCGCCCAGGAGATCCGCTTCCGCGATACCGCCGACGGCCCCGACACCGAACCACGCCCGGCACGCCTATTCTCCGGGGTGCTGCGCGGCGGCGACATCGAGCTGACTCTGCTGCAGCTGCGCCCGACCGAAGAAGAGCTCGCCGAGCGCGGCCCCTTCGCGGAAGATGAGATCGACCTTCGCGGTGGCCCCGGGGTCGCGCCCGGGGTGATCGCGGCGCTGCGCCATGGTCTTGAGCTCGATCCCGATGACGTGGCATAA
- a CDS encoding UPF0182 family protein: MTTGTSLSPSAKRPTRALSWIIGIIAAVLIFLPMLVGIYTDWLWFGDLEFRGVFTITYVTRIVLFFVFGLIAAGITFLAAYFTWRGRPKDMDAFDVNSPVAQYRQNIEKSVRGLLVFLPIVIGVIAGFIGQGTWRSVLMFINGGEFGETDPQFGRDYGFYAFTLPVLQIVASTLGLLLIIAFLIALVGHYLLGSIRIGNRAAGVQGNVSKPARIQLAVTAGLWMLVQVFTYWLERYGLLYTEHDIFTGGGYTDINAVLPAKIILMVIAVVVAAAFFFSIVYKDLRVPGLAVVLLVLSAVVLGTVWPLIVEQFSVQPNRQAKEAEYIGRNIEATRYAYGVTDEEVTYLEDWGAGPVDDDVVANDENTINNLRLLDPDILSPTFTQMQQLRNFYGFPEQLQMDRYEVDGEMRDYVVAARELDPNSLRENQLDWINRHTVYTHGNGIVAAQANTVDEAPQDAGSTRGGFPVFTVSDLQSQENEEAEELGIVVDEPRVYFGPVIASATDGNDYAVVGDVGLGPVEYDTDTSTYTYNGEGGVDIGNWINRIAYALKYQEINLILSDRVGGESKILYDRDPRERVERVAPWLTADSETYPAVIDGRIKWIVDGYTTLSELPYSEQTSLSDTTQDTLNPDGTTQRLINDQVGYIRNSVKATVDAYDGTVELYEFDTEDPVLDAWMGVFPDTVNPESEISDELREHFRYPMDLYRVQREILARYHVDDPQVFFSNDAFWSVPGDPTAAGDQQDLPQPPHYVVAADPQNPEETSFQLVTPYRGLQREFLSAHMTVTSDPHNYGDITVRVLPTNTQTQGPRQAQDAMLSSDQVARDRTLWEGTNDLFYGNLLTLPVGGGEILYVEPIYSQRSDQDSAFPKLLRMLVSYKGRVGYAPTIGEALEQVGIDSAAAQEVVGEPTTAGSATDPSNIDADVPEGDEAPLEDEEATGDDDAETTGPTPPAGGSGAEGEAIENINEALRGLEEAQNGSFEEYGRALDELDDAVAEYQNMVGNN, translated from the coding sequence TTGACGACCGGAACCTCCCTGTCCCCCTCGGCCAAGCGGCCCACTCGCGCGTTGAGTTGGATCATTGGCATCATCGCCGCCGTCCTCATCTTCTTGCCGATGCTTGTCGGCATCTACACAGACTGGCTCTGGTTCGGCGACCTCGAATTCCGTGGTGTTTTCACCATCACGTACGTGACCCGGATCGTCTTGTTCTTCGTCTTCGGCCTCATCGCCGCGGGCATTACCTTCCTCGCCGCGTACTTCACGTGGCGCGGTCGGCCGAAGGACATGGACGCCTTCGACGTGAACTCGCCGGTCGCGCAGTACCGGCAGAACATCGAGAAGTCGGTGCGGGGCTTGCTGGTCTTTTTGCCGATCGTCATCGGCGTGATCGCCGGCTTCATCGGCCAGGGCACCTGGCGTTCCGTGCTCATGTTTATCAACGGCGGCGAGTTCGGCGAGACCGACCCGCAGTTCGGGCGTGACTACGGCTTCTACGCCTTCACCCTGCCGGTACTGCAAATCGTTGCCTCCACCCTCGGGCTTTTGCTGATCATCGCGTTCCTCATCGCACTGGTCGGCCACTACCTGCTCGGCTCGATCCGCATCGGCAACCGCGCTGCGGGTGTGCAGGGCAACGTCTCGAAGCCGGCACGCATTCAGCTCGCCGTCACCGCGGGCCTGTGGATGCTCGTGCAGGTCTTTACCTACTGGCTCGAGCGCTACGGCCTGCTCTACACGGAGCACGACATCTTCACCGGTGGTGGCTACACCGACATCAACGCGGTGCTGCCCGCCAAGATCATTCTCATGGTCATCGCGGTCGTTGTTGCCGCGGCGTTCTTCTTCTCCATCGTCTACAAGGACCTGCGCGTGCCGGGGCTTGCCGTGGTGCTGCTCGTGCTGTCCGCCGTGGTGCTGGGGACGGTCTGGCCGCTGATCGTCGAGCAGTTCTCCGTCCAGCCGAACCGCCAGGCCAAGGAGGCCGAGTACATCGGCCGCAACATCGAGGCCACCCGCTACGCCTACGGCGTGACGGACGAAGAGGTCACCTACCTCGAGGACTGGGGTGCGGGCCCGGTGGACGACGACGTCGTCGCCAACGACGAGAACACCATCAACAACCTGCGCCTTCTGGACCCGGACATCCTGTCGCCGACGTTTACCCAGATGCAGCAGCTGCGTAACTTCTACGGCTTCCCGGAGCAGCTGCAGATGGACCGCTACGAGGTCGACGGCGAGATGCGTGACTACGTCGTCGCCGCGCGTGAGCTCGACCCGAACTCCCTGCGCGAAAACCAGCTCGACTGGATTAACCGCCACACCGTCTACACCCACGGCAACGGCATCGTCGCCGCGCAGGCCAACACCGTCGACGAGGCGCCGCAGGACGCCGGCTCCACCCGTGGCGGCTTCCCGGTGTTCACCGTCTCGGACCTGCAGTCGCAGGAGAACGAAGAGGCCGAGGAGCTCGGCATCGTCGTCGACGAGCCGCGCGTCTACTTCGGCCCCGTGATCGCCTCGGCGACGGACGGCAACGACTACGCCGTCGTCGGCGACGTCGGACTTGGCCCCGTCGAGTACGACACCGACACCTCCACCTACACCTACAACGGTGAAGGCGGCGTTGATATCGGCAACTGGATCAACCGCATCGCCTACGCGCTGAAGTACCAGGAGATCAACCTGATTCTCTCCGATCGTGTCGGCGGCGAGTCGAAGATACTCTACGACCGTGACCCACGCGAGCGTGTCGAGCGCGTCGCCCCGTGGCTGACCGCCGACTCCGAGACCTACCCGGCGGTGATCGACGGCCGCATCAAGTGGATCGTCGATGGCTACACCACCTTGAGCGAGCTGCCGTACTCCGAGCAGACCTCGCTGTCGGATACCACCCAGGACACCCTGAACCCGGACGGCACCACCCAGCGCCTCATCAACGACCAGGTCGGCTACATCCGCAACTCGGTGAAGGCCACCGTCGACGCCTACGACGGCACCGTCGAGCTCTACGAGTTCGATACCGAAGACCCGGTCCTAGACGCCTGGATGGGCGTGTTCCCGGACACCGTGAACCCGGAGAGCGAGATCTCCGACGAGCTGCGCGAGCACTTCCGCTACCCGATGGATCTCTACCGTGTCCAGCGCGAGATCCTGGCGCGCTACCACGTCGATGACCCGCAGGTCTTCTTCAGCAACGACGCCTTCTGGTCCGTTCCGGGAGATCCGACCGCTGCCGGCGATCAGCAGGACCTACCGCAGCCGCCGCACTATGTCGTGGCCGCGGACCCGCAGAACCCGGAGGAGACCTCCTTCCAGCTAGTCACCCCGTACCGGGGTCTGCAGCGTGAGTTCCTCTCCGCGCACATGACGGTGACCTCCGACCCGCACAACTACGGCGACATTACCGTGCGCGTCTTGCCGACGAACACCCAGACCCAGGGCCCGCGCCAGGCACAGGACGCCATGCTCTCGTCTGACCAGGTCGCCCGCGACCGCACCCTGTGGGAGGGCACCAACGACCTGTTCTACGGCAACCTGCTGACCCTGCCGGTCGGCGGCGGTGAGATTCTCTACGTCGAGCCGATCTACTCGCAGCGTTCCGACCAGGACTCCGCCTTCCCGAAGCTGCTGCGCATGCTGGTCTCCTACAAGGGCCGCGTGGGCTACGCGCCGACGATCGGCGAGGCCCTCGAGCAGGTGGGCATCGACTCCGCGGCCGCCCAGGAGGTCGTCGGCGAGCCGACCACCGCCGGCAGCGCCACCGACCCGTCGAATATCGACGCCGACGTCCCCGAGGGCGACGAGGCCCCGCTGGAGGACGAGGAAGCCACGGGTGACGACGACGCCGAGACCACCGGCCCGACGCCGCCAGCAGGTGGCAGCGGCGCTGAGGGCGAGGCCATCGAGAACATCAACGAGGCTCTGCGCGGCCTCGAGGAAGCCCAGAACGGTAGCTTCGAGGAGTACGGCCGAGCACTCGATGAGCTCGACGACGCTGTCGCCGAGTATCAGAACATGGTGGGCAACAACTAG
- a CDS encoding SLC13 family permease, whose amino-acid sequence MGAGTMEEVASPYANSVVFLVMGGVIFGLATEKSRLHLRVALLTVRLVGTKPSQIVLGLMIASAFISAWVSNTATAVIMVPIASSIIQLVRSVDAQAAGKKFSAAMLLGVAYGVTIGSTATVIGQTPMALMKAYLLESQDFDLGFGQWMVIGVPWAIVMLAIAWLVLTKLVFRPEIDEIPRGRGMIDAEYAELGQMTPPEKRVGVIFLVAIFFWVVMPFVADIEKVQNSLPFLANISDAQVAIAAAVACFIVPAGGPEDRHSGGALLSWSASREIPWGLLLLFGGGLSLSAMFTATGLSDWIGEQVSALDTMPNWVIVVVVIVVGLALTELTSSTATAAAFFPIFGAVAIGVGMDPLFMTIAVTLAVCSAYMLPVATPSNAVAFGSGEISIKQMVRVGRWLNGISLVLVMVALYTVVPMVFGVSM is encoded by the coding sequence GTGGGCGCCGGCACGATGGAGGAGGTAGCCTCACCGTACGCGAACTCGGTCGTTTTCCTCGTGATGGGTGGTGTCATCTTCGGCCTGGCTACCGAGAAGTCGCGGCTGCATCTGCGAGTCGCGCTACTGACCGTGCGGTTGGTGGGTACCAAGCCGTCGCAAATTGTTCTGGGGCTGATGATCGCCTCGGCGTTTATCTCTGCGTGGGTCTCCAATACCGCGACCGCAGTGATCATGGTGCCCATCGCCTCGTCCATCATCCAGCTAGTGCGCAGCGTGGACGCACAGGCGGCGGGAAAGAAGTTCTCGGCAGCGATGCTTCTAGGCGTGGCCTACGGCGTGACGATCGGCTCGACGGCCACCGTGATCGGCCAGACGCCGATGGCGTTGATGAAGGCTTACCTGCTGGAATCCCAAGACTTCGATCTCGGGTTCGGCCAGTGGATGGTTATCGGTGTTCCCTGGGCGATCGTCATGCTGGCAATCGCCTGGTTGGTGCTCACGAAGCTTGTCTTCCGGCCCGAGATCGACGAGATCCCGAGAGGCCGCGGCATGATCGACGCCGAGTACGCGGAACTCGGCCAGATGACGCCGCCGGAAAAGCGCGTTGGTGTGATCTTCCTCGTCGCGATCTTCTTCTGGGTGGTCATGCCCTTCGTGGCTGACATCGAGAAGGTCCAGAACAGTCTGCCGTTTTTGGCGAACATTAGCGACGCACAGGTGGCCATCGCCGCAGCCGTGGCGTGTTTCATCGTGCCGGCTGGCGGCCCGGAGGATCGCCATAGTGGGGGTGCGTTGTTGAGCTGGTCCGCTTCTCGCGAGATTCCTTGGGGTCTCCTGTTGCTCTTCGGCGGTGGGCTCTCGCTGTCAGCGATGTTCACCGCGACGGGACTGTCGGACTGGATCGGCGAGCAGGTCTCTGCCCTCGATACGATGCCGAACTGGGTGATCGTTGTGGTGGTGATTGTGGTGGGCCTAGCGCTCACCGAACTCACCTCGAGCACAGCGACGGCAGCCGCGTTCTTCCCGATCTTCGGGGCTGTGGCGATCGGCGTCGGGATGGATCCGCTGTTCATGACTATCGCCGTCACACTGGCCGTCTGCTCTGCGTACATGCTCCCGGTGGCGACGCCTTCTAACGCCGTTGCCTTCGGATCTGGTGAGATCTCGATCAAGCAGATGGTTCGGGTAGGCCGGTGGCTCAACGGAATCTCTTTAGTGCTGGTAATGGTTGCGCTCTACACAGTCGTTCCTATGGTGTTCGGAGTATCGATGTAG
- a CDS encoding helix-turn-helix domain-containing protein, producing MSVKAVSWVLDDLQGLKQGPSLVMLALADFADERNSCFPGQDRIAARARCSKRSVISHLKELEELGLISVERRTYSNGTGSIRRTSNRYVLYLDKAYSVEDAKSAPTRKRAGHAERAEFAPTSLEGAKNPTSKVQPVALNEPPVIEPPALPPTPQVAEGTAAPSGAEPAGSAGEGGSLQWTNRLAAISLALIGQGRLPEGVTDDELVQVRALQAATSDENADGVGFSVSDEDVITPVESSGGSSPREWCICPS from the coding sequence ATGAGCGTTAAGGCCGTTTCTTGGGTCCTTGACGACCTTCAAGGGTTGAAGCAAGGCCCATCGTTGGTGATGTTGGCTCTGGCGGATTTTGCAGATGAACGCAACTCCTGCTTTCCGGGCCAGGACAGGATTGCTGCGCGTGCGCGGTGTTCGAAGCGTTCGGTCATTTCGCATTTGAAGGAGTTGGAGGAGCTCGGCCTGATCTCAGTGGAGCGTCGAACCTATAGCAACGGCACGGGCTCCATCCGGCGGACGTCGAATCGCTATGTTTTGTATCTGGACAAGGCATATTCTGTCGAAGATGCAAAATCTGCACCTACGAGGAAACGTGCTGGTCACGCCGAACGTGCAGAATTTGCACCTACGAGTCTCGAAGGTGCAAAAAACCCTACCTCGAAGGTGCAACCCGTTGCACTTAATGAACCCCCAGTTATAGAACCACCAGCCCTCCCCCCAACCCCCCAAGTGGCCGAGGGGACGGCTGCGCCGTCTGGGGCCGAGCCTGCCGGCTCGGCAGGGGAGGGGGGTTCTCTCCAGTGGACGAATCGGCTTGCCGCGATTTCGCTTGCGCTCATCGGGCAAGGCCGCCTGCCGGAGGGGGTGACCGACGACGAGTTGGTTCAGGTTCGCGCTCTCCAGGCGGCGACGTCGGATGAAAACGCTGATGGCGTGGGTTTTTCTGTGTCTGACGAGGATGTAATTACGCCGGTGGAGTCTTCTGGAGGGTCAAGTCCGCGGGAGTGGTGTATCTGTCCTTCCTGA
- a CDS encoding IS256 family transposase — protein sequence MAADPHHIDPTAYLEELLTQASPDLMRQMLSDFINQILSAQADSVCGADYATVSPQRTNTRNGYRHRQLDTRVGSIDVAIPKLRTGSFFPDWLVERRSRTERALTTVIATCYLKGVSTRRMNDLVATLGITNLSKSQVSDMAKELDIMVEEFRTRPLDQGPYYYLSCDAVTMKVREGGRVVTTSVLIATGVNNDGYRELLGMQVATSESVESWTGFFQDLKARGLGEVYLVTSDAHLGIQAAVGQVLPTAGWQRCRTHFAKNLSSKVSKRGWTTLSGMFHSIFQQADARSTWDQAREVVEFCHQRFPEVAGYVEESLDEILAFTNTPKAVWTKVWSNNPTERLNREIRRRTDVVGIFPNRAAVVRLVGAVLAEQHDDWIQQKRYMSLASLEQTRKLIVANTVDASNTVTTEGAA from the coding sequence ATGGCCGCTGACCCTCATCATATCGATCCGACCGCGTATCTCGAAGAGCTACTGACTCAAGCGTCCCCAGATTTGATGCGCCAAATGCTCTCGGACTTCATCAACCAAATCCTCTCGGCTCAGGCCGACAGCGTCTGCGGTGCTGACTACGCCACTGTTTCTCCGCAGCGCACCAACACCCGCAATGGCTACCGTCACCGCCAACTCGACACCCGTGTCGGCTCCATTGACGTCGCTATCCCAAAACTACGCACCGGGAGCTTCTTTCCTGATTGGCTTGTGGAACGACGCAGCAGAACCGAACGGGCCCTGACCACAGTGATCGCCACCTGCTACTTAAAGGGTGTCTCCACCCGCAGGATGAACGACCTGGTCGCAACACTGGGGATCACCAACCTGTCGAAGTCCCAGGTCTCTGACATGGCCAAAGAACTCGACATCATGGTCGAGGAGTTTCGAACCCGCCCGCTTGATCAGGGCCCGTACTACTACCTGTCCTGTGATGCGGTGACCATGAAAGTTCGTGAAGGCGGACGGGTAGTCACGACCAGCGTGCTTATTGCCACCGGTGTCAATAACGACGGCTACCGGGAGCTTTTGGGCATGCAAGTAGCAACATCAGAGTCCGTGGAATCTTGGACCGGGTTCTTCCAGGACTTAAAAGCCCGCGGACTTGGTGAAGTCTACCTCGTCACTAGTGATGCCCACCTGGGTATCCAGGCCGCTGTCGGCCAAGTTCTTCCTACTGCCGGTTGGCAGCGGTGCCGAACGCATTTTGCCAAGAACCTTTCCTCGAAAGTTTCCAAGCGCGGGTGGACGACGTTGTCGGGGATGTTTCATTCCATTTTTCAGCAAGCCGACGCCAGGTCCACGTGGGACCAAGCCCGGGAAGTAGTAGAGTTCTGTCACCAGCGTTTCCCAGAAGTAGCCGGATACGTGGAAGAGTCGTTGGATGAGATCTTAGCGTTCACGAACACGCCGAAAGCTGTGTGGACGAAGGTGTGGTCGAATAACCCGACGGAACGACTCAACCGGGAAATCCGCCGGCGTACTGACGTTGTCGGCATCTTCCCCAATCGGGCCGCGGTAGTACGACTCGTCGGGGCAGTGCTCGCCGAGCAGCATGATGATTGGATTCAACAAAAGCGCTACATGTCACTGGCAAGCCTGGAACAAACCCGAAAGCTTATCGTCGCCAACACCGTCGACGCGAGCAACACCGTCACGACCGAGGGAGCGGCCTAA
- a CDS encoding WhiB family transcriptional regulator yields MSAGHDRHSGPYYFPPEPLPRPLIEEGLCSVDGVWPDGLWDFSVANESLRQRKERRALAVTVCKQCSVQQLCADYAARNRQCGVWGGTVFHPSRTEGGEDKWENADAPAA; encoded by the coding sequence ATGAGTGCAGGTCATGATCGCCACTCAGGTCCCTACTACTTCCCACCCGAACCCCTCCCGCGACCTTTGATTGAGGAGGGACTGTGCTCCGTCGACGGCGTGTGGCCAGACGGTCTGTGGGACTTCTCCGTCGCCAACGAATCGCTGCGTCAGCGTAAGGAACGCCGAGCCTTAGCGGTGACGGTGTGCAAGCAGTGCTCCGTGCAACAACTGTGCGCTGACTACGCGGCACGCAATCGCCAGTGCGGCGTGTGGGGTGGCACGGTTTTTCACCCCTCTCGGACGGAGGGAGGTGAAGACAAGTGGGAAAACGCGGACGCTCCCGCCGCATAG
- a CDS encoding ParA family protein, giving the protein MTIIAISNLKGGTGKTTSAVLLATAFYRAGNSVTVVDLDPQGSATEWAQMAEKAGQPLPFPVTLGNVRTTKNIKENTDYTILDCPPGDPRLIDAAIGVADLVVVPVQPSGIETERMWDTVDIAGKDKAIVLLTSVLIQAKSTTALSDALAEEGVRVFRGAIPRREEIRHWYGHSPHGQLHGYESIAQQIKEARHD; this is encoded by the coding sequence ATGACGATCATCGCAATATCCAACCTCAAAGGAGGGACCGGCAAAACGACTAGCGCGGTATTGCTCGCCACCGCGTTCTATCGTGCCGGAAACTCCGTCACCGTCGTCGACCTCGACCCCCAAGGCAGCGCAACAGAATGGGCCCAGATGGCGGAAAAAGCAGGGCAACCGCTCCCCTTCCCAGTCACACTCGGCAACGTCAGAACCACCAAGAACATCAAAGAGAACACGGACTACACCATCCTGGACTGCCCACCCGGTGACCCCAGACTCATTGACGCCGCTATCGGCGTCGCCGACCTGGTCGTCGTCCCAGTCCAACCCTCCGGGATAGAGACCGAAAGGATGTGGGACACAGTAGACATCGCTGGCAAAGACAAAGCCATCGTGCTGCTCACAAGTGTCCTCATCCAAGCCAAATCGACAACCGCACTCTCCGATGCTCTCGCCGAAGAAGGCGTGCGCGTCTTCCGAGGAGCAATCCCCCGCCGAGAAGAAATTCGCCACTGGTACGGCCACTCACCACACGGACAACTTCACGGCTACGAATCAATCGCTCAACAGATCAAGGAAGCCCGCCATGACTAA
- a CDS encoding tyrosine-type recombinase/integrase — MTSEDLEVWCGSAQWAPETRHAYYSSLRTFFRWLYRENPEEDPSQWLPSIHRPIPPPRPAPDSAISEAIAKAHPRTRLILELAAELGLRAGEIATLNTTNLTDTGDGWTTLTVEGKGGQIRVLPVSPALTAQIRRQQGPNGWVFPGNINGHLSPRWVGTLATKVLPEPWTLHTLRHRFATVAYNAGTKDLVAVQHALGHKSITTTQRYTQTSLDLKDLMTTTKL, encoded by the coding sequence GTGACCAGTGAAGACTTGGAAGTGTGGTGCGGATCAGCTCAATGGGCTCCCGAAACGCGACATGCCTACTATTCGTCACTGCGAACCTTCTTTAGGTGGCTCTATCGCGAGAATCCGGAAGAAGACCCATCGCAATGGCTGCCCTCAATTCACAGGCCGATACCCCCACCGCGCCCGGCACCCGACTCCGCCATCTCAGAAGCGATCGCGAAAGCTCACCCACGAACTCGCCTCATCCTGGAGCTCGCCGCCGAACTTGGTCTGCGCGCTGGTGAAATCGCCACCCTCAACACCACCAATCTCACCGACACAGGCGACGGTTGGACAACTCTCACTGTTGAGGGCAAGGGCGGGCAAATCCGGGTGCTGCCGGTCTCTCCCGCCTTAACGGCCCAGATACGGCGCCAGCAAGGACCGAATGGATGGGTCTTCCCCGGCAACATCAACGGGCACCTTTCGCCACGCTGGGTTGGAACCCTAGCCACAAAGGTTCTCCCAGAGCCGTGGACGCTGCACACCCTTCGCCACAGATTCGCCACCGTTGCATACAACGCCGGCACTAAAGATCTTGTCGCCGTTCAACACGCACTAGGCCACAAGTCAATCACAACCACACAGCGCTACACCCAAACCTCACTCGACCTCAAAGACCTGATGACAACCACCAAACTCTAA
- a CDS encoding HNH endonuclease family protein, with product MQAKLNPRTIRDIIDGFHYNELEGKGLYGLAGDLTIQPEYQRNYIYNDGKKDVAVIDSLLKQYPLGLIYFNQPDPDEDRYEILDGQQRITSIGRFCKDLFVVKDRDGNEQYFSSLSEHQRNLILDTELLIYECSGSEDEIKQWFKTINIAGAPLTPQELRNAVYSGPFVTAAKKVFSNSGTAVMSKWQNFVRGEPTRQEVLEVALSWIAQRDGATIDTYMAKHREDKDCNELETYFTSVIDWAASVFKMTDNSMRGIAWNELYEKYSSQGYNATEMTSEARELLSDSQVQSKKGIYEYLLGGKTDTRLLNVRVFTQAVKKRVYKKQTDKAKAEGVSNCSYCAIGHDAKKAKIWPQSEMDADHVTAWSKGGATDESNCELLCRSHNRAKGNA from the coding sequence TTGCAAGCGAAACTCAACCCACGCACCATCCGCGACATTATCGATGGGTTTCATTACAACGAGCTTGAGGGGAAGGGTCTGTACGGTCTGGCCGGCGACCTCACCATTCAGCCCGAGTACCAGCGCAACTACATCTACAACGACGGCAAGAAGGACGTCGCAGTCATCGATTCGTTGTTGAAGCAGTACCCGCTGGGCTTGATCTACTTCAACCAGCCTGACCCTGATGAAGACAGGTACGAGATTCTCGACGGTCAGCAGCGCATCACCTCCATCGGACGCTTCTGCAAAGACTTGTTCGTGGTGAAGGACCGTGATGGTAACGAGCAATATTTCTCCTCTCTGAGCGAGCACCAGCGAAACCTGATCCTCGACACTGAACTACTCATCTACGAGTGCTCGGGCAGCGAGGATGAAATCAAGCAGTGGTTCAAGACGATCAACATTGCAGGTGCTCCGCTCACGCCTCAAGAGCTGCGTAACGCGGTGTACTCAGGTCCGTTCGTCACTGCCGCCAAGAAGGTGTTCTCGAATTCTGGCACGGCTGTGATGTCGAAATGGCAGAACTTTGTACGTGGCGAGCCGACACGCCAAGAGGTTTTGGAAGTCGCCTTGAGTTGGATTGCTCAGCGCGATGGTGCGACCATCGATACCTATATGGCTAAGCATCGTGAGGACAAGGACTGCAACGAGCTGGAGACGTACTTCACCTCTGTCATCGATTGGGCCGCGAGCGTGTTCAAGATGACAGACAACTCCATGCGCGGTATCGCCTGGAACGAGCTGTACGAGAAGTACAGCTCCCAGGGTTACAACGCCACGGAAATGACGTCGGAGGCTCGGGAATTGTTGTCAGACTCACAGGTCCAGTCGAAGAAGGGTATTTACGAGTACCTGCTAGGCGGTAAGACGGATACGAGGCTTCTTAACGTCCGGGTGTTCACCCAGGCCGTCAAAAAGCGGGTTTACAAGAAGCAGACCGACAAGGCTAAGGCCGAAGGGGTCTCGAACTGCTCCTACTGCGCAATCGGGCATGACGCGAAGAAGGCCAAGATTTGGCCGCAATCTGAGATGGATGCCGACCATGTCACGGCGTGGTCGAAGGGTGGTGCCACCGACGAAAGCAACTGCGAGCTGTTGTGTAGGTCCCACAACCGCGCGAAGGGCAACGCTTAG